TATTCGTTTATGTGAAATAATTGACCAGAACGCCATTGTCTTCCAACCCATATTGTTATCTGGTAGGATGCTTCAGAATAGAAACAAATGTTTTCATACTTGTCCAACTTGTTGTGGACTATGAGCTGCTGATGATACTTTTCGCGATAAAGCTTGCAGGATCTGATGTTTATGAGGAAGCATTACCATCAGGGGGAATAATTACTGGCATAGGACCTGTTCATGGACGACTATGCATGTTCGTGGCAAATGACCCAACTACAAAGGGGGGTACATACTATCCAATCACTGTCAAAAAGCATCTGCGGGCGCAGGAAATAGCTTCTGAATGTAAATTGCCCTGCATATATCTTGTTGACAGTGGAGGTGCTAATCTCCCCAAGCAGGCAGAAGTCTTCCCCGACCGTGATAATTTTGGTCGAATATTCTACAATCAGGCTAAGATGTCTGCAGATGGTATTCCTCAGATTGCAGTAGTTTTAGGTTCTTGTACTGCTGGCGGGGCTTATATTCCTGCAATGGCTGATGAGAGTATAATAGTTAAGGGAAATGGAACAATATTTCTAGCTGGTCCACCCCTTGTAAAGGTTAGTATTGTCTGCCTACGATCTTGGGAAAATATCTAAATTATACATGTGCAAGTCTAAATGGCCAATTCTGTAGGCTGCTACGGGGGAGGAGATATCTGCTGAGGACCTTGGTGGAGCATCAGTGCATTGTAAAATATCAGGAGTCTCTGATCATTTTGCACAAGGTATATTTTAACACAAATTGCTGCATAATACGACTCGATTACTGCTCTTTTAGATATAACGAATGGAGGATCGTCTGCTTAATTTCTTAAAAGATGCATTTCCGGCAAGCTTTTAGTGTAAAAATTCTGCTTCTTTCTGTCATTATTTCTTTTTACATGTTCTACATCCACGGTGGTACACGTCCAGCTTGGCGGTTCCAAAAAAAGAAGTATTAACAAGTACCTTATTAGATGTCGTCTCTGAGCATTCTATGGAGATTGGAGAGTACTGTTTGTTTCTGCCCTGATTCATTTGATCATGCAAATAGTTTCCAGACCCTTGTTTGTTTCTTCCCTGATATATTTGATCATGCAAATAGTTTCCAGACCCTGATACTTTGCATTTTATTGTCACTCATTGGATGTTTCTATCTTAAACCATAGATCACCCTCTTATGTATcatttttttctatacatattagTTGGATGTTGTTGCGACTTAGACATGTTTTGCACTGTAAATTGCAATAGATGAACGCCATGGTCTTGCGCTGGGAAGGAACATTGTGAAGAACCTCCATTTGGCCGCTAAAGAAGCAAGTATACACAATTCTGCTTGTGATTACCAAGAACCATTGTATGATGTACAGGAACTTCGTTCAATTGCACCAGCTGATACAAAGCAATCTTTTGATATTCGCTCAATAATAGCTCGTATAGTCGATGGAAGTGAATTTGATGAATTCAAAAAATTGTACGGAACAGTAAGGATTTCTCTTATGCTTGATTACCTTTTGCATTCTGTATTGTGCGTTGTGCAACTCAAATCTGTTTCATTTGCATTTACACAGACACTAGTGACTGGTTTTGCAAGGATATGCGGGCAGCCAGTTGGAATTATTGGAAACAATGGCATTTTATTTACCGAGTCGGCACTAAAGGGTACCCACTTCATTGAGTTGTGTGCTCAACGCAATATTCCTTTGATATTCCTTCAAAATATTTCTGGATTCATGGTATGGCATCTTCTTTACTTTTCAGTTCATTCTTTCATTTCAATTCATGTTCAAAATATTTTCCTTTCCCGCCTCCTATTCATCTACAAAACTTTGTATTTCCGTCATTTCAATGGAAAGTGGTTTAGCccggttcaaaataataataattcatggTCATAAATAAAGTGACCTAATTGAGATCGCGAACGCCCCTCACCTCACAAGTTGGCTTTTGACGGTGAAAAGACCCTTTATGACCCAACAATTGTTATGAAAGCATGattccaacaacaacaacaacaacaacaacaacaacaacaaaaagcaTGGTTCTAGCATATCTAGCATGATGGAGTCTAGTGTTTGAAGGCCTAATAGACCGTGGGTGCCTGAGGACCATCCATGTATATTGAAGGGGCATGTCAGCCACATACAGTGGCGGCTACACACAGTTTGTGATGTCAACTAACATCAGAACTGGTGGAAAATACTCATAATTTTTTGTATTCATCATCTTATACAGTCATCAAGAGTTTGGTTGGTTGACATCACAAGGTCATAAGTCTAGCACTGCCACTGCACAGAGACCGCCATCTACAGTAAAGGGGCAGATTGAGGCACAAATGAGTGAAGGGGCAGATTGTTGGAATAGTCTGACATTGGTTGTACGAGGGAAAGACCCCTAAGAACTCTAACCACACAAGATAGCTTCTGGGGATGAGAAAATCTTTTACAGTCCAACAATATGAACTGCATACATACTAAATAGTTGGTCAGGGATACTAAAGTTTGAACATAACAGTTGGTTTTATTTTGGAGTACGAGCCTTCTAACCTTTTGCAGTGACAATGTTTAATAGGTTGGGTCGAAATCTGAAGCAAGTGGAATTGCGAAAGCTGGGGCAAAAATGGTTATGGCAGTTTCCTGTTCAAAGGTCAGACATTTTTACTGTTTCCCATTCTTGGTCTTAGTAAACTAGCGGCCTAGTCTTGCTTTCTTCCGCATTTGCACAGCATGCCACATGACATAGCATGAGTAGAGCAGAGTAGCACTTTTGTCTATTTATTTtctgttcttttttttctctttcgcGTTTTGGTTTTTCGTATGTTCTTGttgggtttcatatctagcctaccgcAACTTGCTTGGGACAAAATGCTATTATGGAATCTATAGCTAGTCCTGTATTTTTATCTACATCtaaaattctactccctccgtcccataatataagagcgtttttgacactacacttgtGTAAAAAACGGAGTATAAAATTATATGAATAGCATGACCCTATATATCTATATTTCTGCACAGGTTCCTAAAATTACCATAATTGTCGGTGGAAGTTTTGGTGCTGGGAATTATGGAATGTGTGGACGTGCATACAGCCCGAATTTTTTGTTCATGTGGCCAACTGCTAGGATATCTGTTATGGGTGGCATTCAGGTAAGACTGTTGGACCTGTCATTGGCTACAAATTGTCTTACTATTTTACTAGTATCATTACCTGGCGAAGGATGTCACAAATGTAACTCTTGGTATCAATTCCCTTGAAGCCTAGGGACATAGGTTATTAGGCAGCATTAGTAGTCCAAAATGTAAAGAATCTCAGGTGTTACTCAGCTGCAAATAAAAGTAGCCAGCATGCTACACTTTGTTGTAGAAACATTGTGCACGGTTGTTAGAAACTTTTTCGTGAGGCGCAACCAGGCAAAACAAAAGCAGAATGGCGGAATACCAATATGAGAGCAAAGCAGGCTCTCAGTCCATCAAAAGGCTATTTAGTTTTTTGTGTCTCCTAGGCATGTGCATTGGACATTAAAACGGAAACTGCGGTAGCATACATCGATCATGTTCTTGTACACGTGAACATACTTGCACTGGTTTCTTATGGATATTTTAAGCCTCAAACAAGAGCCAAGCTACCACTGGTTTTAACACATCTTTCTCTTGAACCATTTCAGGCAGCTGGTGTTCTCGCCCAAATAGAGAAGAACAACAGGAAAAGGCAAGGAGTGGAGGTATAGTGCATCGTTTATTGGATTCAGTAAACATAAGACAAATACTGGTATAAGATGAGACTTTCTTTGTTATGCAGTGGACCAAGGATGATGAAGAGGCCTTCAAAGCCAAAGTCGTCGAGGCATATGACAAGGAAGGAAGCCCGTATTACTCGACCGCTAGGCTTTGGGACGACGGGATCATAGATCCCGCGGATACCAGACGGGTTCTAAGCCTTTGCCTCTCTGCTTCCGCCAAGCCGGTTCCAGAAGACACGAAATATGGCGTGTTTCGAATGTAATTATTATGTAAATCATGTATAGTACACATGTCACAGACCTGTAAAATAAAACCTGCTTTACTGCTTCCAATATAAATTGAAATGAGGTGCTTATTCAAGGCTTGTTTCTCTGGGGAAATTTTGCTAGCCCTGCTGTATTGATTTTGTCCATGTGCTTTTCTAGTGCTTGGAATGGGCTAAAAGGCGTCTTGCTCGAGAACGAACTTTGCATTGTGTTGTGTGAAAAGAAACCAGCGCGTGTGGATGTTGGTTACCATGTGCACTACTTCGGGAGTAATATTTAGCAAGTAGCAGACCAGAGTGGTGACAACAAATTGTGCCCGGCTCCGGCAATGACGGTGACACATCTTCGACTTGCTTAATAATCGTAACTGGGTGGTCTACATATTTGATATAActtttactcccttcgttcactTTTGTAACGTTTTAGATATTTAAAACAACATCCAAAACGATAGTGCTGGGCAGACGACACGCCATGCACGACAGTGGAACGACGCCGAATCCAGCCGTCGGCTGCACTTCATTCACGTGCATGGATGGACTGATATATACGATGTTCACAAATCGTTCGCACACCATCGTGTGTATAGCATCGCTCCATCCAAAACAGTTCAATTTTACCTGTCTTAAACGTCTTACAAAAATGAACAGAGGAAGTATTATTTCGGACGATTGTGCCataaatagatcgaaagtttttctGCTGCGTTGCTTTAGAGTGACTTTTATTATTTCTGGTAATCATGCTATGAATAAAAAATGAATAGATCGAAgcttttagaagaaaaaaaaagagagtagCAGACCAGAGTGGTAACATGCATGGAAGATTCAAGGCTTCTTCTCCGGCGTGTCCGGGGTCACGGCAGCCCATAGCTCCTCAATCTCCTCGAGCGCCGCCATGTTGTCGGGCGTGAGCGTGAGCTCTGCGTCGATGCTCCCGCCGCCCTCCCGGCCGGGGTACAGCGACGTCTTGCCGTCGAACTTGTTGGCCCGGCCGCTGCGCGCCGCCACGGGCCTCCCCCACCCGAAGTCGCAGCCGTACATGTCGAACCGCGGCGAGCTGCCCATCATGGTCCCGGTCGGGTCGAAGAAGCGATGCGTGTACACCATGGGCTTGGCCGTCCACGCCGCCACGCGCGCCCTGATGGCCGCGTCCGTGTGCGCCGCCACGGCCCGCcccacggccgccgccgcccaccCGTGCCCGCGCTCCAGGAGGTCCGCGGCGCGCGCCGGCTCCGTCCCGATGGCGTAGATGGCGTTGCCGAAGTACTCCCTGGGCAGCTCCGGCCGCAGCCGCCCGCGGTTGTCGATGGCGGCGCGGCACACGGTCTCCTGCTCCGGCGCCAGCCGCCGCGCGCGGGTGATGCAGCGCCAGAGGAGCGAGGACAGCGCCTGGAACCGCGTCACCGCGGCGGCGCCGGCTGCGTCTCCAGCGGCCAGGAGCTCCTCCCGCGCGCGCTCCTTGAGCGCCGCCAGCGAGTCCGCCGAGAGAAGTGCAGCATCCGCTCGCGCAACGCCAGCGGGGCCGCCCGCTCGACGAGCTCCGACGCGTCGGCGCACGGCAGCACGGCCggccccgccgcgccgccgtccggCGACCAGCGCTCGAACGAGGGCCTCGGcgtcgggggcgccggggcgaggccGAGCGTGGCGCGCGCGAGGGCCGCCCAGCTGTTGACGAGGTCCCAGAAGGCGGTGCCGTCGGAGAGCGCGTGGTTGTAGGCGAGCCCGACGAACACCCCGTCGGCGAGGTCGGTCACCTGGACGGCGAGCAGCGGCTGCTCGCGGCCGCCGTAGTTGACGGCGTCGGTGAGCTGGAAGAACTGCGCCAGCACGTCGCGCGGCACGTCGGCGTCGGGCGGGACGATGTCCGCCATGGCCACGCCGTCGGCGACGGCATGCACGACCTCCACGCCCTGGCCGTCGCAGTCGATGTGGACGGAGCAGCCAACGACGGCGCCGGTAAGTTGGTCCCTGTGCTGCTCCGTGGCGCAGCGGCCGGCAACGGGGTAGTAGTAGACAAGCGCGTCGCCGAGGGCCGCGGCGAGGTGGTCGACGACGCCGGCGGCGGTGGAGAGGGCGGATGCCGAGGAAGAGGGTGAGGGTCTGTGGAAGAGGAGGCCCTTCTGGATGTAGTTGGCGGAGAGCATGGCGGCGTCCCAGGAGGTTAGCGGGATGCGCtcgcgcgggcgcggcggcggcgccaccGTGCGCGACGACACCACGCGCACCACGGACGGCGACGGCATCGCGCTTGTCTGGGGAGTAGCAGGTTTGTTGCTAGCTGCAGGCTGGACAGTGAGTACTGATTTGGTTGGTTGGTGGCAGTAAAAAAATTGGACCTTTACCAGGCCAGCCAGATCGATCTCATATTTAATTTGGACACGTGATATCAGATACGCGCATAGCTTACATCGGAggaacttagagtagtaacatgttatatattactagtctatgttattatctccacagtgggtagtaacatatgtgttgtgccatgcatcattttatttattaggttgtagacacatatttttttgatatgtgtgatgttattgTAACTAGCTATGTTTTCACATGACTCTTTTTCTTtattaattacatgccacatcatctattttgtctagataagtgtgatgttatcatctatgttacttccactgtgggtagtcttagcAATTCTATTTTAGCAAATCAGTCAGATttcttttactccctccgtttcaaaatagacgGTGTACTATTTTTTGAAACGGCAAACCTCTTTTAAGTTTGACGAAATTTACAGAGAAATATATCAATATACATAATATCAAATCGGCACCATtggattcatcatgaaatgaatttttattttatattatttagtattGTCGATGTCAATATTCttggctttgaacttgatcaaagtTAAGGAAATTTAACTTTTCAAAATACTAACACACCTTATcctttggaaccgagggagtatttGGTTTGGCAAGTGCGGGAGATGATGGAttgtgtttctttttatttctaatGTGTGGAGTTTTGGCCCGCCATCGGCGGTGTGATTCAGCGTCACCTGCTAATCGAACTCGTAGTTGTGTATTTGTGAAATTTTCTATGTCGGTGACTGCGTGTACTACATTATCCTATAGTATGGCATGTTGGTACTTCTTTTCTCTAGGTGGTGAGAGAGTGTTGTTATGGGCCTCAATCTAGGGTTGGagcggaggaggagaggaaggaaggggaaaGGGGATCGGCCGAGGAGGACGAAGGTCAACTTCATTTCTCTTTAGATTCATTTACAATAATTCTCGATGCCTCTCATCGACTCGGCCAACATGCTATAAAGCCAGgcacgcaggcctcaccacccacACCACTCACTAGGCCCTCTCGCTCGGTCCACTGGTCAGCCCAGCTCAGGACCGCCAGTCCTTCGCTCTGCTTCGTCATGGCCCTTTAGTGTAGTCGTGTCGCTGATCAGTGGGGTCACGCCAGCGGCCGTgacagtccccccccccccctcttgagAGCCGCCTTGTCCCCAAGGCGGAGACCGCGGGAAACGTAGTTGAAGAAGCTCTGGATCCTCCCATGTCGATAGCATGTCAGGCAGGTTGCCCCACTTGATACGGAGACACAGTTTTGATCTACCTCCCACACGAACCAGCTTCTCTTCCAGGATGGACTCCGGTTCATGCTTCGCCTGCAGAATAGCACTGTCAGGG
The sequence above is drawn from the Triticum aestivum cultivar Chinese Spring chromosome 7A, IWGSC CS RefSeq v2.1, whole genome shotgun sequence genome and encodes:
- the LOC123148371 gene encoding methylcrotonoyl-CoA carboxylase beta chain, mitochondrial isoform X1: MLSRLAARRPRPGSTLAAAYRSSAAASSSVLPDALDRGSDAYARNAAAVGGLLSDLRSRVSQVLGGGGAGAVKRNEGRGKLLPRDRIDRLLDPGASFLELSQLAGSDVYEEALPSGGIITGIGPVHGRLCMFVANDPTTKGGTYYPITVKKHLRAQEIASECKLPCIYLVDSGGANLPKQAEVFPDRDNFGRIFYNQAKMSADGIPQIAVVLGSCTAGGAYIPAMADESIIVKGNGTIFLAGPPLVKAATGEEISAEDLGGASVHCKISGVSDHFAQDERHGLALGRNIVKNLHLAAKEASIHNSACDYQEPLYDVQELRSIAPADTKQSFDIRSIIARIVDGSEFDEFKKLYGTTLVTGFARICGQPVGIIGNNGILFTESALKGTHFIELCAQRNIPLIFLQNISGFMVGSKSEASGIAKAGAKMVMAVSCSKVPKITIIVGGSFGAGNYGMCGRAYSPNFLFMWPTARISVMGGIQAAGVLAQIEKNNRKRQGVEWTKDDEEAFKAKVVEAYDKEGSPYYSTARLWDDGIIDPADTRRVLSLCLSASAKPVPEDTKYGVFRM
- the LOC123148371 gene encoding methylcrotonoyl-CoA carboxylase beta chain, mitochondrial isoform X2; the encoded protein is MLSRLAARRPRPGSTLAAAYRSSAAASSSVLPDALDRGSDAYARNAAAVGGLLSDLRSRVSQLAGSDVYEEALPSGGIITGIGPVHGRLCMFVANDPTTKGGTYYPITVKKHLRAQEIASECKLPCIYLVDSGGANLPKQAEVFPDRDNFGRIFYNQAKMSADGIPQIAVVLGSCTAGGAYIPAMADESIIVKGNGTIFLAGPPLVKAATGEEISAEDLGGASVHCKISGVSDHFAQDERHGLALGRNIVKNLHLAAKEASIHNSACDYQEPLYDVQELRSIAPADTKQSFDIRSIIARIVDGSEFDEFKKLYGTTLVTGFARICGQPVGIIGNNGILFTESALKGTHFIELCAQRNIPLIFLQNISGFMVGSKSEASGIAKAGAKMVMAVSCSKVPKITIIVGGSFGAGNYGMCGRAYSPNFLFMWPTARISVMGGIQAAGVLAQIEKNNRKRQGVEWTKDDEEAFKAKVVEAYDKEGSPYYSTARLWDDGIIDPADTRRVLSLCLSASAKPVPEDTKYGVFRM